A portion of the Flavobacterium limnophilum genome contains these proteins:
- a CDS encoding 16S rRNA (uracil(1498)-N(3))-methyltransferase: MQLFYNPNIDETTESFSFDKEESKHIIKVLRKKDTDILFVTNGLGLLFKTEITLASDNKCTVQILAVEKAAPSKFQLHLAVAPTKMNDRYEWFLEKATEIGIHEITPIICDRSERKVVNKERFEKILLTAMKQSNVLFLPKLNEAKTFKEFIKLKNNGLQLIAHCEETDKKSLKSVLKPGENVTLLIGPEGDFSEKEIALALENNFVPVSLGNTRLRTETAAIVACHSVVFVNEE; this comes from the coding sequence ATGCAATTATTTTACAATCCAAATATTGACGAAACCACCGAAAGCTTTTCTTTTGACAAGGAAGAAAGCAAACACATCATTAAAGTATTGCGCAAAAAAGATACCGATATTTTATTTGTGACCAATGGTTTGGGACTTCTATTTAAAACCGAAATTACCTTGGCTTCCGACAATAAATGTACGGTCCAAATTCTTGCCGTCGAAAAAGCGGCACCTTCAAAATTTCAATTGCATCTGGCGGTGGCTCCCACCAAAATGAATGACCGCTACGAATGGTTTCTGGAAAAAGCCACCGAAATCGGCATTCACGAAATCACGCCTATTATCTGTGATCGTTCCGAACGAAAAGTGGTCAACAAAGAACGTTTCGAAAAAATACTGTTGACGGCAATGAAACAATCCAATGTGTTGTTTTTGCCAAAACTGAACGAAGCCAAGACTTTCAAGGAATTCATCAAACTCAAAAATAACGGCTTGCAATTAATAGCCCACTGTGAAGAAACGGACAAAAAATCATTGAAATCCGTTTTGAAACCAGGCGAAAACGTCACTTTGCTCATCGGTCCCGAAGGCGATTTCTCGGAAAAAGAAATTGCATTGGCACTCGAAAACAATTTCGTTCCGGTATCTTTGGGAAACACCAGATTACGCACCGAAACCGCGGCGATTGTGGCTTGTCACAGCGTGGTTTTTGTGAATGAAGAATGA